ACAACAGGCCGTTTACCACCACTTCAGTGGTTAGCTTGCCTTCAGCAGCCATAGCGCGGAGCTGCCCAATAGACACGCCCAAAGAGTCCGCTAGTGCGATTGTCAGTCGGCTACCCTGCTCGGCAACGGAGTTGTATTCCTCACCACGTAATGCGCCAGCAGCCAAACCCTGAGACAGCTGAATAATGGCGTTTTCTGCTTCCTGAGCAGTTGCACCTGATACAGCAAAACCCTGGTTAATTATCGTAGTCAGCTTAACCAGATCTGCAGCACTGGTGTTATACAGGCGCGTTCCGCGTTCCAGGCGTGCGTATAGGGTTGCAGTACCATTCAGAGAGGATTGCGTAGCTTGAGAGATATCGAAGATGCGTTGCATTACTTCGGCCTGCTGCTCGCCCTGCTTAACGGAGTTGGCCACCTTGTTATTTAGGTCGGTCCAGGCGTCGGCATAAGCCCCCACCTGCTGCACGGAGAGCGCTGCAAGCAGGCCACTGGCCACTGCAGTTAATTTGGACATGCTGCGACTGGCAGAGCCTGAGGCACGCTCAGTTCGGTTGATGTTGGCTTCAAGACGGCCCACATTGCCGCCCATGCCATTCAGGGCAGCATCAACATCCCGGCGAGCTTGCAACAACTTAGCGGTATCCATATCGACTTCATAAATGATACTGCCCGCATTCACTGAACCTGCCATTTGCTATTCTCCGGGCATAAAAAAACCCCGCAGAAGCGAGGTTGATTGTTGATATTAAGTAGTTATTTGCAAGCCTCTAAGCCTACATAATACGCTATCGAATTGGGCTGTATGGGCGACATTTTAGGGTCGGGATTGGATAATTTTAGCTCAGTGAGCGTATCTCCCGTCCCTAAATATCTAACCTCAGAGGCTGAACAGTCGAACATTCTTTTCGAATAACTAACACCCGAAGCTCCCTCTCTTTTTGTCACAATTATTTTAAAGTGATTGTCCTCGTACTTATCCAGAATCAAATAAGTTGCCTTGCTATCTGATGGCACATCCATAAATTTTGGTGTAAATTTTTCTTGCGCCATTGCAGGAAAAGTATGCAAGACACTCGCGGCCAAAATTAAAAGTAAAACCCTCTTCACATCCCTATCCCCATTAGTAACAAGTCACCAAATCGTAGCGGGGAACCGGCGCAATGGGAAGCAAGAAACTGAACTGCGAATCAGCGTGAATCTACTGATCATTTGTCAGGATTCTTATTGTTTGCCACAGATGTATATTGTTCTTGGGGATTTCCCATGGGCAAGACTACACAGGCATACAATGAAAAAAATCACAGCAATTCTTTTGGCATCACTGCTTGGAATCATGTCAGCTTCAGCTTTAGCATGCCCTAAAGGCCAGCACCCGCATGGTGGAACTGGCTCTCAGCATAAGGGTGGCTATTGCTCTTAGTATGGGGATCGAACGGGCAAGGATGCCCATTTAGCAAAAAGCCGCCGGGTGGCGGATCTGATATATATTCAGCGGTGTTTTTTCCGCCAGCACAATGGCAGCATAACTACTGCCGAGTACCCAAACAAATCATTAAAATGCTAGCGTATAACAGCTCGCGAACTAATCACTGTTTCACCTGAAACTTCTTCAAGCCCACCATTCACAACACCGTATATTTCTACTCTACCGCCTCTGTTAGTAACCCCACTCAAGGCTGAGCCATTGAGTAAAAGTCTTCCTCCAGACTCAACATAGATTCTTCCAGCAACAATGCCGCTCACCAGTGCTGTGCAACCATAAGAGACTATGAGGTCACCAGATAGTAGACCGGCCATCTCAAGATCAGTTGAAAGCGTCAGGTTTCCGTAGTGTTTATTGGTAATTTTCAAAAAAATCTCCGAAAAAAATCAAAAAACAAAAGAAAATCAACCCACACTTCATAATATATAATTAAATCATATATTAATTATGTTTTTTTTGGGACTTTTTAGGAACCATTGGAGATTAACTGACGTCATCACTATTGGCTAGCATTTTTTTGCACGGCCTTTTCACCTGCTTTCGCTCTCATTTTCGCCCTACGAGCAAAAAATTCATCTGCGGCCAGGTCGTACTCCTCTCGCGTGTACCCCTTCTGATCCGGATACTTGGCGGCCAGCATCAGTGTGAACTCGGTCATAGACAGCTGTTGCGCTTCATCGCGGCTAATACCGAACTGATTGCGGGCAGCGCTGATGTATTCGAAGGCGCGAAACTCCGTGGTGGCCTGGCCGGTTTCATGTCGCTGCAATTGGCGAACCTTGGCTTTACCGATGATGCCGTGGGTAATCAGCCCCTGCGCGACCGCTACCATGTCAAACGGCGTCATGGCACCCGGACGGTACTTGAATGTGCGCCCTACCTTCGCCGGTCGCAGTTCCCCAGTCAGCCGTGACACGTCACGCTCGCAGCAGGCAGCGATAACCGCCATTGCCGCCGATATCGATGCTTTGGCAACCTGCTGCTCATCGATGTAGCTCACCAGCCACTCGGGCACCTTGCCGTAAGCATCGACCGCGCGCTGCAGTAGCGGCGTCACTTCGTCGTTGTGCAGGTCATAGAACGCTTGCACGATTTCGCGTGGTTCCCCGATCCGCGTCATCGCCAGCAACGACGGCCGGAAGAAATATTCCTCGTCGCCGACAGTAATCAGGCATTCGCCGATTTCTTTAACTGGTGTCATAAATCCCCCGTAAGCAAAAGCAAGGGCAGACTCGCTGCCCTTTGGTTTGATTACGCTGCGGTGACCGTCACGGTATGCGTGGCGGTGTACTCACCGTCGACCGATTTAACCGTAATGACCGCAGTACCGGCGGTGGCACCAGACGGCGCTGACACGGTAACCGTGTTGCCAGCGACTGCCGCAGTGGCCCGAGCCGGAACGGAGGATGACACTGTGAACTGCTTATTGTCAGCATCAGCCGGGTTGACCGTTACCGCGAACGTGGTGCTGGCACCAGCAGCGATGTTGCTGGTCGTCGGCAGAACAGTCACGCCGGTGACCGGGATGTCGCTGTCAGCCTCGATGATCTGGAAAGTGGTGCCATCGTTAATCTTCAGCTCAAGGCTGTAGGTCACGATTTCTTTTACACCGCCGCCATCACTGAGACCAGAAACCACCATATAACCGATGTGGTAATAATCACCCCACTGGAAGCGCATCCAGACGGTGGGCTGGCGGCGGGCGCGTACTTCGTCGACCACGTATTTGACGGCCTGCTGAATGCCGAATTCGTCAGTGCGATCGTTAACGCGTACCTCACCCTCAATCGAGTAAGTCGGGTCCAGGCTGACGATCATGCTGGCACTGAAGCCGCCGTTATCAGCATCCGACGTCAGCGCCTCCGGGCTTAAATCCCACGTTGCGGACGTTGGCAGGCCCAGCAGTTTCCAGTCGGCCTCCCCCGGCACCTGGTCCGGGCAGCCGTACGCCAGTTCCAGCGTTTTGGCGCGGCCAATGAGCTGGCCATTGTTTGTGGAGCAGCCTTGCATAGTTGCTTACCTCATTTCAGATAATAAAAAAGGCCGCTCCGGGCGACCTTGTTCGAATTAGTGGTGATCACCCGCCGTACAGGCAGACGAACTGCAGACGCCACACCATACGCCCCTCAGTAGTGAGAACCGGCGATGGTATGCCGCCCATGTTGGATATTTGGCCAATGCAGGGATTGAGCGGGTTCTGCTGCACCCAGTCGACGATTGCCTGCACGTCGCTTTCCGACCGTGAGTAATCGCCCGGCGATGTGCCGGTGATGACGTCGACCATCACGTAATAGTCAGACGCCATATCCCGGTCGATTGACGAGCCTCCGTTCGGGCGGACCACGATGTAACGCGCCTTTTTATCGCCGCTGTCCTGCCAGATAAGCCACTGAACCTCATACCCTGCTGTCAGCCCGGCATTCTCCAGCAAATCACTGACGCGCTGGTAGATGGGCGGATTCACAGGCTCATCTCCTTCACGATGATGTCGTGCACCTTGCTACGCGCATCTTCAGCAGGTTTTTCGAGGAATTTCGGCTCGCCGGTCCGGTCCCAGATATTTCCACGCGATCCTGGCTTCTCGCCTGGCTTTACTGGACGCGGAGTTTTGGTACCGAGATGAATACCTTTCGCCTCATGAACTGCGGCAGCGTAATTAGCGGAGTACCCGATTTTCCCGATGATCCGGGTGCCTTGCGTGGTTACGTCACGAAACTGCGAGTTCAGCAGCATGCTCGTATCGATCGGCACTTTCACCGCAGACTCAATGCCGATGTAATACAGCGCAGAGTAAATTGCGCGCACCGTCCGGCGGCCCTCGAAGCTGTCGATCATGCGGTTGATGTTGTTGCTGACCTGCTTCACGCCCTTCACTTTCACGCCCATGGCTAAACTCCCGTCAGAATTGCCCAGTCATCCGCCGTACGCTCGAAGGTGTCGGCGTACTGAATCGACTGCATCACTTCATCAGCGCCGGCAGCGATAGGGTCACGGTTGTCGGATTCGCCTATCAGGATGAAGTCGCCCGTTTTTGCCTCGGCATACTCGGTCCAGATGGTGTTTTTCACCACCAGTTCGGAGCCGATATTGCCGATGCGCCTGGACAGGCCGCCCTGATAGTCCGCCATGATGACCAGCGGCGCAGACCATCCAAGCGGCTGACCGTGCTTATCTTTACCGATCGGCTTCCAGACCGTGCATGGCGCGGTGTAGCTCCAACAGGCTAAACTGCTCACAGTGGATACTCCAGAAACTGGTCCGGGCAATCACAGTCATCTGTAATCGGCGTGATTTCGTGCCAGTCGATGTGCTTCACATTGATTTTGCGATTGCCACCGATCGGAACGAACCGGCATTCTGGCTTGCCCTGCCATAATTCCAAGTAATCTCCGTACCCATAGCCCCGCTTAATGCGCGCAGAGAATGTCTTTTGCTCACCATTAATCGTGTAGGCCATTTTTACGCACAAACCCTTGATGATCCCGCCGCTAGCGTTTGCCATCTCAACCTCCCACCACATCGAAAAAACCCACACTGCTGCCAACGTCGATCGGCAGACCCGACGTGCAGCCGGTCTTATCGAGCGCAACCAGGGTATTACGCATGTTTTTGATGTCGCCGCTGTAATCGAACGACCGCGACGCGCCGGACGGGGCTGACTGCGACTTGATGCGCTGGCCAAACGCGGTTACCGCCATCAGGGTGACGGCATACACGCGGATCAGTATCAGGTCGCAATCGTCGTAACCAGCGGCCTCCAGGCAGGCGTTGATGCCCTCGAGCTTGCACAGGTAGGCATCAATCATGAAGTCCGGGACGGTATAACCCAGCGCAGATAACTGCTGTTTTACCTGCGCCGCCGTTATCTGCTCTGCCATGGTTATTTCGCCTTCTTGGTTGCTTCCACCAGCGCCGCTTCAGCTGCGTCAGCGCGCTGCTTCTCGGCATCCAGAGCTTCAGCGTGGGCGGTGGCCGTGGATTCAGCGGCATCCTTCAGCCCCTGCACTTCGACCAGCGCCGCTTCGAGCTGCGTTTGCAGGGCAGATGAATCAGCAGAAACCGGAACAGACGGCGTTGCCACCTCAAAGGCCAGCTTTTCGCCTTTCTTCTCGCTGGTTTTTTCCGCCTTGCCCTGCGCAATCCACTTTTCGGCGATCGCATCGTCAACGTCATACACCACGCCAGCCTCCAGTTTCTGGAAGCTGGCACCCGCGAACAGATTCGCAGAGAGAATTTTCACAAGTGCCATGGTGACCTCTTAGTTGGAAGCGTAAATGACGGAGAACTTGCCGTTGATGTCCTGCTTGACCATCAGGCCGGCAGCGCCCCAGGTGCGCCATACGTAATCGCTGTTGTAGAACTGGCGCGGATCGGCAACGGTGCCGAACGCCTGTCCAACGATTGGTGCGATGACGCCCGCCTGCAGCGGTACAATCAGGATCTGGTTGCCGGTGAGTTTGGAGTCTTCTTTTATCGCCGAGATACCCGACAGCTTCAGCAGCTCTTCCAGCACGGTGCGGGTTTTGTTGGTGGTGTCGTAATACTGCTCGAGGTTCGACATCACTTCGGCGGACACGTACCAGGTTTGCTGGCCGTACTGGAAGTTCTGCACCTTCAGCACGTCACGCAGTGCGATGGCGGCTTTGCGCATCGCTTCCGGATCGGTACTGGTGGCAAAGTTGATGGTCAGCGTCACGTGAGCAACGCGCTCATCGCCGCGCACACCCTTCCAGGTGTAGTTGTCGAACTTGATGAAGTTGCCTTCACTATCGCGGAAACCGTCCCAGATGTAGTCAACGTACTGGCGGCGCACATCGTTCACAGAGCCGGACTGAGCATCAGACAGGGAGGAAAGCGCAGATCCTTTGTTAAATACCGGGTCGCGCCAGTTGAACTTAAAGCCGCTGTCGTGAATTGGCACCATGGTGCCGTCGAAGGTGTAGCTCTTAGCATCCAGCGCCGCGCCGATCTGACCTGACATCGAGGTATGTGCCCAGCCACGGCCGCCGGTGCGTGCGTACTCGTACACCGACTCTTCCAGACGGACAGAGCGCGACAGCGGCATCAGGTCGTTCAGCAGCGTGAACTCGGTATTGGGTTCGAACTGCGCCAGCACCGTCTGGTCGTAAGAGCGATACAGGCGGCGGATGTCGTCGACTGCGTTGGTGGCATCAAGCGCTGGCGTATTGGCAGCGTCACCACGAATTCGAGTGCGTGCAATGAAGTCGGCAACGGCCTGCGAACTGGCGTTACGCGCGAACTGAAGTTCCTGGAACTGAGCCGTATTAACCTCGAGGTTATTGGTTTCAGTTGCCCGGCGGGTTGAGAATGCAAACATTGTCGCTCCTTACTTGAACACGACGCGAACCAGATCGCCAGCTACGGCGGTCAGGTCTTTATCTTCTTCGACGTATGCGAACACGGTATCTGGCGTGTCGCCCGTGGTGGTGGCCGGCTTAATGCGCCCGCTGGCGATGGCTACCGGGTCGCCCTTACCGTAAGTGCCGGCTGCAGCACGCAGGTTAAGAAAGACGCCTGGGGTCGGATGGAAGCCAACCACCCAGTCACCGGCGGCGATCGTGTCATCGACCGTTTTACAGCGCAGGTAGTCGTAGTTCGCCACGTAGTGGATGGCGGCGGCCTTGCCATCGGTAGCCGCGGTGAACTTACCGTTTACGAAGGTGCCAACGGTGCCAGGCAGAATATCTGCCGCCGCCGCGCCCTCGCGGTGGAGCTGCGGGTTAGCGAAGATGCCACCCGCGTGAATTACGTGCTTTCCGTCTTTAGCCATGACTTACTCCGGCATTTCGCTGAATGAATTGGTGGCGGACTGCTGGCGGTGCGCGCCGTTCAGGCCGAACGTGGACGAGCATTGCGCATACAGGCCATCGAGTGCAGCACCGTCGAGTGCGTTCACGGCCAGATCGTTGAGGCCAAATTTATCCTTAACTGCAGCGCGCTTTTCGCCCTTTTCTTTGTCGGCGTTAACCGCCAGTCCGCTTTCGATGGTGGTCAGTTTGTCTGCAAACGGCTTGAACCATGCCGGCGCTTCGGCGTTATTGTTCGCCCGCTCGCGTTCTTCCTTCTCAGCCTTTTCGCGGGCGGCCTTTTGTTCAGGGGTTTCGGATTTGTCAGCGGCCTTTTCGGCTTGCAACTGGTTGTATGCGTCCATCAGCTCAGCGTCGGATTTGCCTTCAGTCGGCTTACCAGCGGCTTGTAGCGCGTTTACGATCAGGTCTTTCATCGGATTCTCTTCTCCGTTGGTTTTAACTTCGTACTCAGTGGGTTTGCGCACGACTTCTACAGGCTCACCGACGAAAACAGCCTTGCCGTCATCGCCGATCAGATACTTTTGTTTGAAATAGCGGGCTGCATCGCGATAGATGAAGTTGTCGGGCCATACGCTTTCAGGCCACAGCCAATTTTCGTCGGAGCGGCCTTCCCGCAGCTTGTCGCTGATAGCTCGCTGGATATCGTCGAATGAAAAATTAGAGGCGTTGGTGAAGAAGAACTTCGTTTTGTTCAGCAGACCTTCGCGGGTGCAGTTAGCGGAATCAGCCAGGCGCACAACCTCGATTTCTTGTTCCTCGCCATCGGCATTCACGAAAATGCCGACGCCCTCTTCCGGCGTGCCGGCACCCGGTTCATCCAGCAGCACGGCCACGTGGTCGAACACCATGTTGGTGGCGATTTCGTTGTACTTTTTGCCTTTGGACTCACCGTTCGCGGCGATGCCGGAATAGAGAAGCCCGGTTGAGATGTGGATCGGCTCGACGTTGGTACCGGCAGCCATCTCATCAAGACGGTTCACCAGGCGCTTACCCTTCTCGCTGCCCTCGGCGTACTGGCGATCGACGTACATGTCGCCCGACACCTTCCCGTCGTTGTGGGTCACATTCTGGAACCAGGCCCCAACGTGGTAGTTATTCACCGCCCGGACATCGCGCGCCGAAACGTGCTTGCCGTCCACTTTCGGGTGGCCGAACGGCATCGGGTTGCGCTCGAGCGTGTTGTAGGCTTTTGCTATTTCGGCTGCCGGGTACAACTTCCGGTTCATCACGATATCGTCGACAACGGGCGTGATGCCGCGAACCACGATATGTGGCTTGCCGTCGATAGTTTCGGTGGTGATGTTTGAAGCGGAGTTGACGACGGTCAGCACGTTAACGCGGTTGCGTTTCATGCGCTATCCTCATAGGTCGGTCACATAGATACGTTATTTATCTGCGTTGCTAATTACTGGAGTTGAAATGGCTAAATATATTGTTACTTACAGCATTAACGACGATGAAAACCTTTATAACGTTGAGGTCTTGAGTGATAAGACCCTCGGTGAATACGATGATGAAGTCCAGGAGGCTATAAGGCGGGATTCCGCTCCTCACATGACCCATCAAGGGGGTGTAATAAAATTCTATATCCGCGTGATCAGCATTAATCCTGTGGACTAATTAGTTATCCATTGCTGGCGTTCTTCCGCCAGCTTTACCATCAGGCCTTTATTTACCACCTTACCATCGTCATCCACGACGCAAGGAATCTGGCTGCAATAGCATCGATAACGGTTGCCGTCGATGCTGTACCACTCTCGCACGGCTTCAGTGGTTCTGGTCTTACCATGCCAAAAAGCATGCGTGGTGCGAGTGGTTGGTTTCAGCGCTGAAAGGTGCAGCAGCATGGTATTCAGCCCGAGCCGATCCCTTGCCCAGTCCGTTTCAAGCCACTGAGCCTCGCGCAATGCGCCAACCTGCTCGGTTTGCGCGATGTTCTTCGCACTGGACATAGAGACATTGAGGCGCTTACTGATGATGCCAGCCGTTTCCCGCGGATTGATGCCTCGCCCAATCGAATTGGAGATTACGTTTGCGAGGTCTGAGCGGGCTGCATCGCTGATGCCTTTCCATTCGCTGTAGGTCGCCACGTACGCAGCAGCGATCTGGTTCTGTAAGGCCGGACTGCTCAGCAACTGGGCCAGCGAGGTTTGCTGGGCGTACACCTGCGACTGGGCCGAAAGGTTGGTAAACGCCTGCAGCGTGCCGCGCTCATACTCAGCGCCAACGTAGCCTAGCGACCAGAGATTCTGGCTGCCGCCCTCCAGCAGCGCGTCATCCAATATGGTCTGGACAATCTGCAGCAGGTCGGCCAGCTGCGCCGCGCTCATATCGTAGATGAACGTACCGGCGTTAACCTGGTAGAGCGTATCCGGTCCTTCGGCATTGTTGCAGGCCATGAAGCCCTGCTGGATATTAACCGCACTTGCCACACCCGTCAGGCGTTCATCAAACAACGCCTTGAGTCTTCGCTTGATGGTCAGATAACGCTCGTCGATATCACGGAACATTCGGCCAACCTGTCGGGCTGACTGCGTGGGGTCGGTTTTAATGCGCGGTACGATTGGCGTCCCGATCCGGGTTATCGCTGTCGTCGTCATCTGTCAGCGGATCCTTATCGGGTTTAGCGTTGGGGTTGGGCGGTTCAGGTTCTTTCAGCGGCTCCAGCTCGCCTACAGCGCGCACCTCGTTAGCCTCAATGGCCGGGGTGCCGTAAGCCTGCTGCGTTTTCTGTGCCACGTCGGCCATCGCCTGCATATTGGCGATCTTCTCTTTCTCGCTCGGGGCAAGTAAGTCGGACCAGGCCAGTGTGACTTCGCCGGAGACGGGCCGGTCAATAGCCCCCATTGTCCAGAAACGCTCGATTACGGCTGTGATCACCGCGGACATAAATCCCCAGCGGCGACCATTACAGCGCTTCGCCCAGTCCGTCTTGTCCTCGTTGGATGCCAGCCGGCCGGTCTGCTGGCCGAACTGAATGGTAAACGGGCACTGGATTGAGGCGGCGAACTCGTTGGCGGTCACCGTCCACGTTGGTTCCGGATCGGCGGCAGCGACCGACAGCACCGATGGTGCGCCGGCCTGCATGACCAGTGCCGCATCAGTACCGCGGTTCATTCTGCCAACTTTATCGTTCAGAGCATCACCAAGATCTTTAAATCCGGCCTCTTTCGCCTGATTCGATAGTGTCGCTATATCGGTATCTTTATCGAACGCGATACCCAGCTGGCGGCTGGCATTCTTCAGGAACCCTTCCGCGCTGCCACCGGATACCTTCTCCAGATCGAGCAGCTTGTTATATCCGGCGCGCAGTAGCGGCACGCCGGAAAGCATGTTCTCGTCTTCTGAACCTTCACAAAGGATGATGATGCGATCTGGGTGAACAGTGACGCCGCGCACCGGCCCATAGGTGCCATCGTCACCCACCGGCTGCTCGTTGAAGTTAAAGCTCACTGGCTGCCCGTAGTTCTCCGACATCGTGTCGGTTTCGAAGTTACCCGGTTTGACCTGCGACTCCCACGCGGGTATCAGCTTCACAATGGCCTTTTCTTTCAGCCTGCCAACCGCCACCCGGTCAACCGGCTGATGCCACTCACGACTGTCTTTGAACTGGATCAACAGCGCAGAGTACTGGCCAATCAGGTTGCGCCGGTCAGCATCCTTGATTTTCGGCCAGTGCTTTTTCAGCAGCTTGGTTACCTGTTTTTCCCATGGAGTGGTATTGGTCGCTTCCTTCGCCTCGTCACCATCGATGATCGTTGGGTTATCCACCCAGCAGCTGTCCAGCAGCTTATGCACCGCAGCGTGTGCCACGGCGTTGCGTTCATAGGCCCGGTAATACTGCTCGAAACCGACCTGATCCGGATAACCGAACTCGTCCCACAGCTTTGTGCGTTTCGTGTTGCCGTTTACCCCGGCATACATCGATCGCAGGCGGCCGACGGTAGCAGCCAGCGCATTAACGAGAAAATTTTCTCGAGGTTGTAGATTCACTGGTGCTCCTTAAAAGAAGATAGCGCCGACTTTTTTATGGTTGTTCTTCGCTACGGCAAAGTAGCGGAACCCGTCGGCACCGTGAGATGTTGCGTCGTGAAGAGGCTTGTCTTTCCAGCACCCGCGCTTGTCGTCCCACTCTTTGCGGTAGCCCTCCAGGTGGGTAATGCCCTCACTGCATTTTTCCTCGTCAAAGACGCACTTCGGTAGCAGCTCGCGCACCGACTCAATGCCTGTGTCGACGCCCGTTTTCGGTACCACCTTGAAGGTCATGGAATATTTCTGGCCGTCGATTTCATACCCCTCCCGCGCCAGTTCCTTACGGGACTTGGCATCAGAGCCGAACTCGCGGTTTTCGATATCGTGCGGTCCCCAGTGCTCGCCGTACTCATAGCCCCGGTCCTTCAGCACCTTCATATAGTGCCGCAGGCCTTCACCGGAGTTTTCGTAGTAGTCGATTACGTGAAACTCTTCGCCGACCTCCCGCACGAACCAGATGGCCGTGGAGTCGCCCACGCCGATATCCCAGAACGTGTGTACCGGAAGATGCGAGTTATCAGGTAACGCGCCGATCCGTTTGTTGGTGTAGAGCCAGCGGAACTGTTTCGCGTAGTAAGCGCCCTCGACCGACTGCTGGAACGCCTCAGCCGGGATGGTCGGGTACTCGCGCTTCATGTCGTCGCCGAGCGTCTTCTCTTTGGCGAAGTACCAGGCCTTCTGACGCTCGTTCAGCACGACGCCGTGCTTTGCCTCCATTTCGGCAAAGTAATCAACCAGGCGCTGCGGGAGTGGCTCTACCGGGTCGATTGCGTACTGCGGATTCTTCCACCAGGAGAAGAAGAAAAACTTCCAGTCCAGCGGCGACAGTTGCTTACCCTGCAGTTGGGCTTTCTCAGCGATCTGGCAATAGTCGAAGAAGTAACCTGCCCGCCCCTCTGCCGTGCTTTCGATCGTGGCAAAGCATCCCGTCGATACAGCCTCAAACGCACCTGTGACGATTTCCCGGGCTTTCTCCGGGTACTTGGCGCATATCTTGCCGAACTCGGAAACGTGCAGGTAACGCAGCGTACCGCCGCGAAATGAGGTGCTGACGTAGAGTGAACCGCCCTTCTTGAAAACCAGCTCGCCGGCGGAATCATTGCTGGCCGGGTTGGCCGCTTTAATCTCGTCGGGCAGGTTGTCGTAGGCGAATTTCACCTTCTCGCGGAACAGGCGCTTGACGTCGTTCAGCGTGTGGGCGATCAGCGCGCACTTGGCAGACTCGAACAGCGCGGCATCCAGCTGGATAATGCACACCTCGGTGGTAAATCCGAGTTGGCGCGCCTTCAGAATGATGTTGCGGGTATGGATGCCCTCAAAGTACTCGCGCT
The sequence above is a segment of the Erwinia sp. SLM-02 genome. Coding sequences within it:
- a CDS encoding terminase, with the protein product MKPEHLKLLADKDWRLNNLYWITDKEGKPTRFRMTPEQREYFEGIHTRNIILKARQLGFTTEVCIIQLDAALFESAKCALIAHTLNDVKRLFREKVKFAYDNLPDEIKAANPASNDSAGELVFKKGGSLYVSTSFRGGTLRYLHVSEFGKICAKYPEKAREIVTGAFEAVSTGCFATIESTAEGRAGYFFDYCQIAEKAQLQGKQLSPLDWKFFFFSWWKNPQYAIDPVEPLPQRLVDYFAEMEAKHGVVLNERQKAWYFAKEKTLGDDMKREYPTIPAEAFQQSVEGAYYAKQFRWLYTNKRIGALPDNSHLPVHTFWDIGVGDSTAIWFVREVGEEFHVIDYYENSGEGLRHYMKVLKDRGYEYGEHWGPHDIENREFGSDAKSRKELAREGYEIDGQKYSMTFKVVPKTGVDTGIESVRELLPKCVFDEEKCSEGITHLEGYRKEWDDKRGCWKDKPLHDATSHGADGFRYFAVAKNNHKKVGAIFF